The genomic interval accagcagaacctgctGGACACCTTCAGATAAACCGTCACTAACAAATGCCTTATTCACCACACtcaacaggttaacaaatcctcctgtgtccgtggcttctgatctccaccagggcctgcaatgaatttaacttctttactgagaaaatcctaaagatcagaggatcactttgtacattcatatcaacaccagaaccaaagctgtattcagctggaactatttctgacaaaatgtcccaattcagccaaataaactacaaaagattagaggagatcattcagcagctaagttcctcctccagctgccttgatgttctccccacagcgtTCTTTAAGAACGttctgcctgtcatagcgtctgatctgactcagataataaacatgtcccttctgtcaggtgttttcccccagtccctaaaaacagcaattatcaaaccactgctgaaaaagaacaatttagacaaacttctccTCCAGAACttcaggcccatctcaaacctcctttaTCAGTAGATTCTAGAAAAAGCTGAGttttaacaattaaacaccttcttaacaacgaccagccgctttgatgttctccagtcaggtttcctcaccacagtacagagaccgccctgatcaaggtgctggttctgttggacctcagtgctggttctgttggacctcagaacctcagtgctggttctgttggacctcagaacctcactGCTGGTTCTATtagacctcagtgctggttctggtggacctcagaacctcagtgctggttctggtggacctcagaacctcagtgctggttctggtggacctcagaacctcagtgctggttctattggaccacagtgctgcatttgatactgttgatcactccattctgttagaacgcctggagaactgggtcggcctctctggtacagctctccactggtttaaatcctacttaaaggacttttttgtatcagtaggtaactttacatcagagacgacataaatcacatgtggggttctccaaggttccatcctgggttcctcctgttctagatctacatgctcctctagctcagatcataaacatcatcagctaccatcactatgcagacgacacacagctctacatcaccatgtcaccaggtgactatgaaccagttcagcctctgaggaaatagaagaaatcaatgcaggaggagacaaaatgttctttaactgaataaaaactaaactgaaggaataatttctggaccaatagaggagagatccagagttagctcacagcttcagctgcttcagctaggaaccactgatcaggcctgaaacctgggagtagtgatggactcagacctaaatacatcacagacttgttatcagggcatcaaccctccagaccactcaggtcttctgactccagcctgctctgcagaaccagaaccagaaccagacatggagaagcagcatttagttcctatgctccactgatctggaagaaacttccagaaaactggaaaagtgctgaaagcctgagttcctttaaatcaagattaaaacacatttgttcaggatttCCTTCAACTGttgtagttaaactgttttcacTAGATGCTTTTAGTTTCAATTCTCccatattttattgtgtctctgtttttctgcattttatgcaAAACTCCTCATTACCTGTAAAGTAGAAGATCAGTGGCCACTAAGCACAGAGACCACATAGAGCTGTGGTCTGCATTCATCCATACGGGTTGTTGCTCTGGAATCAGGAAGACGAGGAGTCCTGCCGGGTCTACGGGAAGAGCCCGGTTCTGTTTCCCCCACCGAGTAGATGCTCATCACAATAGTTTGGTTCAGCCCAGAGAAGCTGCACCTGGCCAGGCACCAggatgataagataagataaaataagataagataagataggctttattgatctcacattggagaatgTGAGACCCTGGAGTCAGCTGTGTTACAGCGAGGAAACCTAGAGGACAGAAACGCTTGGCGAGAGGCGGAGGACGAGTCCCAGAGACCTTTGACCACTAGACCCGGCTGCCTAGACCTGGACTgaagagattggttctgaagaggTTCTGAGtccctctgcaggtgaaggtatcTGCTGCTTCTCATGATGTGGGAACATCGAAGTCTGAATCCAGACCTGCTCACTCAGGTCTGCTGGGTGTGATGAAGACCTCTGGAGGGTTTTTAATTAGAAACAGAGGCGGTCCATCACTCCTCCTGGGAATCCTGCTGGTGCCGTTCCCTGACAGAGCTGGACCTACGGACTGGTGAGCCTGGTCCAGCACTGAGAACATGCTGATGGAGCCAGGAGGAAGGCAGTCCACAGTACCACCTGCTGACCACGGCACACACAGCAGCTCCTCTCAGCGAGTCGTCCCCACCAAGAGACGCTAACTATAAAAAATTATGCTGCAGAGATGGAGAGAGCGGAGGAGGAGAGCTGGGGGCTTCATTTTCAGCATGCATGtgtgaggagaggagaggagaggagaggagaggagaggagaggagaggagtgTGTTATTTCCAGCTGAGGATCAGTGGGAGGAAGCTTTCTATCCTgctgggggaggaggaggaggaggaagaggaggaggagaagagctCCGAGTCAGAGCATCGTTTCAGAAACACCAACAGAAGGAGGTTTGTCAGAGGGAGGAGCCGACAGAGAGGCAAGcagaaggagggaggaggagatggagagaggaggaggcaTTTCCAGAGACATCTGAGCAGCAGGAGAACCGGGGAGGAGAACcatgaggcagcagcagcatcagtaGGAACAAATGCTTTGTCTGTATTTTAGAATCATTGATTGGTATCGGTTCTGCAGCGGTAGATCGCTTTATCTGAACAGAAACCAATCagttggttctggtccagtctgtgtgtgtgtgtgtgtgtgtgtgtgtgtgtgtgtgtgtgtgtgtgtgtgtgtgtgcggttCTGCTCTCTGTAGGTGTGGGTGCTGATCAGTATTGATCTGACTGATCGGCACCGATCCTCAGAGACCAGCTGGAGATGTGATGATGCTCATTGATCACGGGTTGGATCGCTGTGACGGATCAGCTGGGCTGcattcatcagcagcagcagccagaacTGATTAGGTTCTGATCAGCCCGATGGGTTTGCACGGGCACAAGGAGCCTTCTGCTGCAGTGCATGCTGGGAGATGTAGTTCCCATCCATCAGAGTAGATGGTCCGGTGGTCTGTCATCGGTTCTGATCCTGGACCAACATCTGGTCTGGAAAGCTGATGACATTGGTTCTGGTCCTAGGTTCCTGGTAAAGTGTGGCTGTTCCTCTGATGGGAGGCTGATACTGTGTTCCAGGTGAGGTGGCAGTGGGCGGGGCCTAACCCGCTCAGCCACCATCTGATTGGTGGCCTGTGATGATCGCCACAGGCGGCCTGCTGAGGATCAACGCGCGGCGACAGGACTCCCTGAGGTCCAAAGCACACAGACCACATCCACAcaagaaaaagaacaagaacaaaaggtaccgcaccccccacccccactgtCAGAGGGGAATCACACCAATGTAGCAGATGATGTCACTTCCTGTCCTTGCAGACGCAgcgaggtggtggtggtgaaaGGGAAGCTGAAGCTGTGCTCCGTCCCAGGTCTGGTCGCTGTCCTGGGGATTTTGGTCCTGCTGGTGGGGGTACTGATGGCAGCTCTGGGCTACTGGCCTCGTGATGGACTGTTCTTCAGCTCTCAGCCACAGGAGGGCGCCGCTATGGCCCTAATGTCCTTCAGCAGTCCAACACCTGCCCTTGGCTGGAGTCCAGGTGAGAGTTTACCTGAGAAGAACCCAGCAGAGCCTGAACCAAGGTATCTGTGCTCCGGTCCTCGAGGTACaattttgtgtctctgcttcaacacctgagtgaaataatcaggtcattagcagacCTCTGGAACACTTGGCTGCAGACTGAGGAGGTATTcagctatttgattcaggtgtgttagaCCAGGTCCACACACCtgaagtttcaggacaccggaccTCGAGGACTGGACTTGAAGACCCCTGCTGTTGAGGGTTCTGATGAGTATTGTTCTGTCTGATTCAGGAGGAAACCAGGTGGGAGGAGCCGGATCGAGGGCACAAAATCAGTGTTGGAAGAGatggaggagaagaggaaaatgGCTTCAACCAAACAGAAGTCACCAATGGGACCACCCAACATCTTCCACGAGGATTTCTAGAAGATTTCTTGGACAGGTAAACAAGCACATCATCTCATTCTGACTCCTGATCACCAGGACATCTCAGACAGCCTCTTCAGGAGGTCTACCAGAGTCTGCCAGAGATctatagtttattttagctgTCCTGGAGGTAACTTTAGGAGTTTCTAAGGAAATTCACTGGCGATTTAGAGTTAATGATCTTAGATGTGGCTCTATGGAAGGCCACAGAGTTCTTCTGGGATGTCAGTGGCTCTTTGAAGTGGCTTCTATTCTGGGTGATGTTGTAGTTTTGCACTAAAATGTACTCCTAGGTTCTTCCAAAGGTTTCTTAGCGATGTTGGAGATGTTGGACTTGTGTTCCTCTCAGTGTAGCTAGGGAGGCAGAACATGTTCAGACCTTTGGTTTGGGAACAGATGGTGATTTGGAAATGATCTCTGATAAGCCCAAAGAGTTCTGAGCCCTGATAGTTCAGCATGTGGTTGAAATGAAACCCTCAGAACACTTGTTTGGTCCAGAACTTTGTTGGGTTCTTGCAACTGAGTCCACAGGTTTATATTTGTGATTCTTCGTGTTTTGGGATTACTCAGATTGTTTGTTAAAGGGTCTGTCTGAAGCCAAACATTATTCTTACTGGAACCATTTTGAACAGAACTTGATTTTTCCGAATAATCTCTGTGAGAAGGCTTAGTGTTCCTGGTGTGGCTCTCAGTTAAAACACCAAGAACCTCTCATCAGATAGCCCCGCTGTAGTTCTATACAGTTTTCTGGTGTGTAACCGTACTCTGATTCACCTGTAAAcggtttctgattggctgtgtCTCTGCAGGTATCTCTACTCTGATCGTTTGAAGGTCTTTGGCCCGCTCATCATGGGGATTGGGATATTCCTCTTTATCTGTGCCAATGCTGTCTTGCATGAGAACCGCGATAAGAAGACGAAGGTCATCAACCTGCGGGACATCTACTCTACAGTCATTGACCTCCATAGTGTACGAAAGCCCCACCCTTCTTCTGGCTCCACCCACCAACCATCAGCCAATCCGCTCAATGGCATCATTAACTATGTCCAGTCACGGAGTCTGGAGTCAAAGTCCCGGGCATGCCCCGCGGCCTTGCTGTCGTCAAGGCCGCCCCCCAGCAGCAGAGGATCCAGTGATGAAGGGGGAGGTCCAGTCTTTAGTATCTATCAGCAGCAGCCACATGcatctcctccctcctcctctgatGGACACTCTCTGCCACAAACCTACAATCCCTGCTGGACCTCCCACCACAAGGAGGTGCTCAGCTCCTTCACATTACCCCGGCCTCGTCAGCGGTCCCCTGGC from Fundulus heteroclitus isolate FHET01 chromosome 21, MU-UCD_Fhet_4.1, whole genome shotgun sequence carries:
- the LOC105921233 gene encoding transmembrane protein 200A, encoding MIATGGLLRINARRQDSLRSKAHRPHPHKKKNKNKRRSEVVVVKGKLKLCSVPGLVAVLGILVLLVGVLMAALGYWPRDGLFFSSQPQEGAAMALMSFSSPTPALGWSPGGNQVGGAGSRAQNQCWKRWRRRGKWLQPNRSHQWDHPTSSTRISRRFLGQVSLL